The genomic window GCAAATCTTTGCCGCCAGGACTGAACATCAACGCCGTGCGAAGATGCCGATAAGCTTCCGCTTGCGGGGATTCCGGTCGGTGATAGACGACCAGTTCCGGTGAAATCAATCGCGACAGTTGTTTGTTGCGACGGAACTTCATCGCCCCGATGGCGCCCAGCATCGGAGCTCCGGTAGCGGTTTCGATATCCGCTGTGCTGCGGAAACTGCGATCGCCCAAATCCACCAGCAAGGCCAGTCCGCCACCGAGCAAAGAGCCGAAACACAAGCCGGCTGCCAACACCAGGGGCAGGATCGGCCAAGCCAATTCGCCGAACTCGGGCGCTCGCAGGATTTCCGTTACGAAGCCGCCGTAACTCTGCATTACGTTTAACTGACGCAGCCGGTCGATTACGGCCAACTGCAATTGTTTGGTGGCGTACAGTTCATCGCGAATTTGTTGATCGCGCAGTTCGTCGTCGACTAAGTCCACCGATTCCTGTTCGTCTTGCTTGATCTGTTGCTGAGTGAACTCGATCTGTTTGCGGATGTCTTCCAGGTCTTTGTCAATGACCTTGGCGTAGGCCTTGACCAGGGTCCCACTGCGGATTTCCGGGGAGTCCTGCTGCGGCTGGAGAGCTTGGTTTTTGGCTTCCAGGAATTGCTCTACATCTCGCACCGTATCGCGCAGTTCCAGCACGCGGGGGTGTTCTGATCCCAGCCGCGATTGCTCTTCACGCAGCCGCACCTTCAGCGTCAGCAGGCTGTCCATTTCGGTGGTGGCCGTGGTGGTCCGCTGGGGTTGCTGGGCTACGAAGGATTCATCGGTCGTGGCGTCCCCGCGTTCGACGGTCACCAACAGCGCCAGGCGTTCGACATCGCGAGCGTCGATCAACCCCAGTCGTTCCAGATCCGAAAATTCGCGAAGCGATTCCTGGCCAGCGGTGTTTTTCAGAATTATCGCCCGGCTTTCCAGTTCGCTCTCACGCAACTGCAGCCGGATCAATTCCGAATGCAGGGCCGCCAAACGGATTTGATTTTTATTCAGCGAATCCGGTCCCAGGGTCAGCAGCGGAGTGCTGCGACGAAACTCGCGGTAGGTGTTCTCCAATTGATCGATTTCTAAGGACATGTCGTCGCGAGCTTGCTGGATCAATCCCGTGGCTTCGCTGTTGGCATCCTGGAGGGTTTCGGCCATGAAGTCTTGGTACGATTCGGTGATTGCCGTCAACACCGTGGCGCAGTCGGCCGCTTGGCCGTGTCGGAACTCGGCGACGAAGGTCAGCGGAGCGTAGGCCAGTTCCTGCCCCCCACGTTCGACCCACAGGTTGTCGAGGATATAAGTGATCACGGCGCGGCGGTGATCCAGCCGAGCGAGTTCCGGATCGAGCTGTTGGCGGATCGATTCCAGCGCTTCCAGCTGGCGGTTGTCGACCGCATCGCCGATCACCCGGGGACTGCGGATGATTTCCATATGTGTCGCCAACAGACTGTCGCCAATCTCTTGCTGGGGGGCTCCCTGCTGGTTCTGTGCCATCATGGGCAGCCCCGGATCCTTCCGCATCACCAGCACTTCGACTTGCGAAGAGTAAATTTTGGGGGCGACGACCGCGTAGAATACTGCCAGACTGATGCCCAGCGCCAGACCGAGGAACACGATGATCCAGCGCCGCCTAAGGACACCCCACAAATCCAATACGGGTTCGGGGGACGTCGTTGGTTCGTGACTCATGGGAATGCTCTCGTTTGCGTACGACTGCCAAGGGAACCGTCCCGGCGGGGGGCTGTCGACCGCCGGGGGTGGCACAATCGTCCCTGTCGTTACAGGCCCCCTATCCGTTTCGTTCAGGCCGCTAAAATAGTCTGTAAAACAAGGTAGGGCTTGAGAATATGTAAAACCAGTAAAAATAGGTGGAATATCCGGCCGGTCCTGCGGGCTGCAGCGATATTCCCGCTTAATGGAAACAGGGCCCACCGTCTGGCCCGGCAATCCGGATCATCACCTCTAAATGGAAATGTCGTGCTAAACCGCCGCTTTCCCCTCGGCACCTACTTTGGCATCGGCC from Roseimaritima ulvae includes these protein-coding regions:
- a CDS encoding polysaccharide biosynthesis tyrosine autokinase — its product is MSHEPTTSPEPVLDLWGVLRRRWIIVFLGLALGISLAVFYAVVAPKIYSSQVEVLVMRKDPGLPMMAQNQQGAPQQEIGDSLLATHMEIIRSPRVIGDAVDNRQLEALESIRQQLDPELARLDHRRAVITYILDNLWVERGGQELAYAPLTFVAEFRHGQAADCATVLTAITESYQDFMAETLQDANSEATGLIQQARDDMSLEIDQLENTYREFRRSTPLLTLGPDSLNKNQIRLAALHSELIRLQLRESELESRAIILKNTAGQESLREFSDLERLGLIDARDVERLALLVTVERGDATTDESFVAQQPQRTTTATTEMDSLLTLKVRLREEQSRLGSEHPRVLELRDTVRDVEQFLEAKNQALQPQQDSPEIRSGTLVKAYAKVIDKDLEDIRKQIEFTQQQIKQDEQESVDLVDDELRDQQIRDELYATKQLQLAVIDRLRQLNVMQSYGGFVTEILRAPEFGELAWPILPLVLAAGLCFGSLLGGGLALLVDLGDRSFRSTADIETATGAPMLGAIGAMKFRRNKQLSRLISPELVVYHRPESPQAEAYRHLRTALMFSPGGKDLRLLQMTSPNPGDGKTLTTVNLAASLGQTGKRVLLIDCDLRRPRVGKLFSLDPDNTAGLADVLTGKTELLDAIYETEVPEVSVMPSGFRPHNPSELLQTNEFFNLLAAVREKFDYVLLDSTPLLAVSESASIGQRVDGVVLALRTANTSRPEAERAVQRLQSVGVEPLGFVVNDIDYLSRQGDEGKYGYGYHYGAGGKAEKYFRPTASAK